Proteins from one Mycteria americana isolate JAX WOST 10 ecotype Jacksonville Zoo and Gardens chromosome 1, USCA_MyAme_1.0, whole genome shotgun sequence genomic window:
- the MMP7 gene encoding matrilysin, protein MQYLLLCAAILLSGSLAFPAQLKPESSSNTDLQNVKAYLDKFFPPLTKTQSLSLEERIKEMQRFFHLTVTGKLNAETEETMKQPRCGVPDIANYNTFPGKPKWKKTHLTYKIVNYTPDLPQKKVDDAIRRAFMVWSDVTPLQFRRVFQGHADIVIGFARREHGDGNPFDGRGNTLAHAFAPGEGLGGDAHFDDDERWSESNREINLFLVAAHEFGHSLGLAHSNVREALMYPIYSYVNPATFRLSEDDRRGIQKLYGRKSSNS, encoded by the exons ATGCAATACCTCCTACTTTGTGCTGCTATCCTCCTATCTGGCAGTCTTGCTTTTCCAGCACAACTTAAACCAGAATCATCGAGCAACACTGACCTCCAGAATGTAAAG gcaTATCTTGACAAATTCTTTCCACCTCTTACAAAAACACAAAGCTTAAGCTTAGAAGAGAGgattaaagaaatgcagaggtTTTTCCACCTGACTGTAACCggaaaattaaatgcagaaacCGAAGAAACAATGAAACAGCCGAGATGTGGAGTCCCCGATATAGCAAATTACAATACATTTCCTGgaaaaccaaaatggaaaaagacaCATTTGACTTACAA GATTGTCAATTATACACCTGATCTACCCCAAAAGAAAGTGGATGATGCAATTAGAAGGGCTTTTATGGTGTGGAGTGATGTGACTCCACTGCAGTTCCGAAGAGTATTCCAGGGACATGCAGACATTGTGATTGGATTTGCACGTCGTG agCATGGTGATGGAAATCCTTTTGACGGAAGAGGCAACACACTAGCTCATGCATTTGCACCTGGAGAAGGGCTTGGTGGAGATGCTCATTTTGATGATGATGAAAGGTGGTCAGAGTCCAATCGAG aaattaatttgttccttgttgctgctcaTGAATTTGGCCATTCTTTGGGACTTGCTCATTCAAATGTCCGTGAAGCTCTGATGTACCCTATCTACTCATATGTGAACCCAGCAACCTTCAGACTTTCAGAGGATGATAGGCGAGGAATTCAGAAGTTATACG GGAGAAAGTCGTCAAACTCTTGA